In the genome of Entelurus aequoreus isolate RoL-2023_Sb linkage group LG08, RoL_Eaeq_v1.1, whole genome shotgun sequence, one region contains:
- the tekt3 gene encoding tektin-3, with protein MELTASYARPKTGHFLPPISTTASSYRHANHSANQWRSASYYKTAGAVPGLDLSARSARYTPDDWFRSNQTYYRQSEASRNSAERLRRDTLRLIQDKEQLTRRTQETSSKDIGERLGDIVFWKSELSHEVDNAVTETAALAEAKRRLERALAETEAPLQVSQECLYHRERRMSIDLVHDDVEKDLIKEVEVIKSCQERMRRHSERAAAQLASNRATQHELERDLSDKTAAQRIDERCHHLRNTSDGISFYRGIDRLEPSLSLPGSWSKFSDDNLLRSQSQRAASHKLRDEIEVLLDATAGDMWTQFNNVNAAFGARLSQTADARNSLQTHLAKTQQEIFQTEMLMESLKKALRDKENPLKVAHTRLEERTRRPNVELCRDNPHHRLVSEVREIDDTVRKLQARLLEAEGSLQTLVQTKAGLEHDLSVKANSLFLDQDKCMSMRKIFPSMPRLAGYT; from the exons ATGGAGCTGACCGCCTCCTACGCTCGACCCAAGACCGGACACTTCCTGCCGCCCATCTCCACCACGGCGTCCAGCTACCGCCACGCCAACCACAGCGCCAACCAGTGGAGGAGCGCCAGCTACTACAAGACCGCCGGCGCCGTCCCCGGCCTGGACCTCTCGGCCAGGAGCGCCCGCTACACGCCCGACGACTGGTTCAGGTCCAACCAGACCTACTACCGCCAGTCGGAGGCCAGCCGCAACAGCGCCGAGAGACTCCGGCGGGACACGCTGAGGCTGATCCAGGACAAGGAGCAGCTGACCCGCCGCACGCAGGAGACCAGCAGCAAGGACATCGGCGAGCGCCTGGGCGACATCGTCTTCTGGAAGTCCGAGCTGAGCCACGAGGTGGACAACGCCGTGACCGAGACCGCCGCGCTCGCCGAGGCCAAGCGCCGGCTGGAGAGGGCCCTGGCGGAGACCGAGGCGCCCCTGCAG GTGTCCCAGGAGTGTTTGTACCACCGGGAGAGGCGCATGTCCATCGACCTGGTCCACGATGACGTGGAGAAGGACCTGATCAAG GAAGTGGAGGTCATCAAGTCCTGCCAGGAGAGGATGAGGCGACACTCGGAGCGAGCCGCCGCCCAGCTGGC GTCGAACCGAGCCACTCAGCACGAGCTGGAGCGAGACCTGAGCGACAAGACGGCGGCGCAGAGGATCGACGAGCGCTGCCACCACCTGAGGAACACGTCTGACGGCATCAGCTTCTACCGAGGCATCGATAGACTGGAGCCCTC GCTGTCTCTGCCGGGGTCCTGGTCCAAGTTCTCCGACGACAACCTGCTGCGCTCGCAGAGCCAGCGGGCCGCCTCGCACAAGCTGAGGGACGAGATCGAGGTCCTGCTGGACGCCACCGCCGGCGACATGTGGACGCAGTTCAACAACGTCAACGCCGCCTTCGGCGCACGCCTGTCCCAGACGGCCGACGCCCGCAACAGCCTGCAGACGCACCTCGCCAAG ACCCAGCAGGAGATCTTCCAGACCGAGATGCTCATGGAGTCTCTGAAGAAAGCTCTGAGGGACAAAGAGAACCCTCTGAAGGTGGCCCACACACGGCTGGAGGAGAGAACCCGCAGGCCCAACGTGGAACTCTGCCGGGACAACCCTCACCACCG GCTGGTGAGCGAGGTGCGGGAGATCGACGACACGGTCCGCAAGCTGCAGGCGAGGCTGCTGGAGGCCGAGGGCAGCCTCCAGACCCTGGTCCAGACCAAGGCCGGCTTGGAGCACGACCTGTCCGTCAAGGCCAACTCGCTCTTCCTGGACCAGGACAAGTGCATGAGCATGCGCAAGATCTTTCCCAGCATGCCGCGCCTCGCCGGCTACACTTAA